A DNA window from Ornithobacterium rhinotracheale DSM 15997 contains the following coding sequences:
- a CDS encoding FUSC family membrane protein: protein MSYIESLKNQFNRYWIENFIKVPNKLWALKVTLCIAVLLVPVKIFGDAFIATTLALGIVATSLAETDVHPRGRLKSLLSSIILLPILSLFVELTIDIPWLFIIGIGITTFWLTLLGGRDARFQGVTFGGLLIITYTMLGTGAHKPFYYQPVFFFLGGAFYSAVSLFLLYQKPWRILQEQVAFGYEKLAEYFNNKSKLFPSLPEDQEKIRNELALLNIEVFQQIEQIKKDLYSFTNESSAESMHRIDVFYQKWYMLQMLHERATSSHDQYDVLSKEAPNKELIQGLGQMMKEIANALHLYAQSLLSNSVYQHPISLDWTASAMRDLMAHYSKDSENKALRLLFKNLNEINYILKHIDELPIEEQQRAVNQKISTEKPSISQLLNPSNSRFRFAVRISLCFVVGYAIMYLFNIDKGAWILLTSLIVCQQTYNATRQRILYRVLGTFLGVIAGVLIANLIPTAAGQVIVLLISIYSFNYYLKKNYTIAVIFITIFVLEAFNIQSNKGLLVMAPRLIDTLIGALLAYCAVRFLWPDWQYKQLNAILKNALLKNKRYFESIYDIGVGNTTYLHNQRSAHRADITLTNAWKGMKLEPKSKRKMIATARNLTYFNHTLLSYISAFGVHKAKDFVSADELQYCIRVSETLDQILSLWENPEEDYTQELAECDKLVDELQMLKNTTTHKNYIFIYNVARISKELFHESLDLLKVEHVD, encoded by the coding sequence ATGAGCTATATTGAATCTCTCAAAAACCAATTCAACCGCTATTGGATCGAAAATTTCATCAAAGTTCCAAATAAATTATGGGCGCTCAAAGTTACATTGTGTATCGCTGTTTTGCTCGTGCCTGTTAAGATTTTTGGAGATGCATTTATCGCCACCACTTTAGCACTCGGGATTGTGGCAACATCGCTCGCCGAGACCGATGTGCACCCGCGTGGGAGATTAAAATCACTTTTATCATCTATTATTTTATTGCCAATACTCAGCCTTTTTGTAGAGCTCACGATTGATATTCCATGGCTCTTCATCATAGGAATTGGTATTACTACTTTTTGGCTTACTTTGCTAGGGGGGAGAGATGCACGCTTTCAGGGAGTTACCTTTGGTGGGTTGCTCATTATTACTTATACCATGCTCGGTACGGGAGCGCATAAGCCATTTTATTATCAGCCCGTATTTTTCTTTTTAGGAGGTGCGTTTTATAGTGCAGTTTCATTGTTTTTATTATATCAAAAACCTTGGAGAATCCTCCAAGAGCAAGTAGCATTTGGATATGAAAAACTCGCTGAATATTTTAATAATAAATCTAAATTATTCCCGAGCCTGCCTGAAGATCAAGAGAAAATTCGTAACGAATTGGCTTTATTAAACATTGAGGTTTTTCAGCAAATTGAGCAAATCAAAAAAGATTTATACAGCTTTACCAATGAGTCTTCGGCAGAATCTATGCACCGAATCGATGTTTTTTATCAAAAATGGTATATGCTCCAAATGTTGCACGAGCGTGCGACTTCGAGCCACGACCAGTATGATGTTTTATCTAAAGAAGCACCGAACAAAGAGCTGATTCAAGGGCTGGGGCAGATGATGAAAGAGATTGCCAATGCGCTACATTTGTACGCACAAAGTTTGTTGTCTAATTCAGTGTATCAGCACCCGATAAGTCTGGACTGGACGGCAAGTGCCATGCGAGATTTAATGGCGCATTATTCTAAGGATTCAGAAAATAAGGCGTTGCGTCTTTTGTTTAAAAACTTAAACGAGATTAATTATATTTTAAAACACATCGACGAGCTACCAATCGAGGAACAGCAACGCGCGGTGAACCAAAAAATCTCAACCGAAAAGCCAAGTATTTCGCAATTGCTAAATCCTAGCAATTCCCGTTTTAGATTTGCAGTGCGCATCAGCCTTTGTTTTGTAGTGGGCTATGCCATAATGTATTTATTTAATATTGATAAAGGTGCTTGGATTTTGCTCACCTCGCTCATCGTTTGTCAGCAGACATACAATGCCACTCGTCAGCGAATTTTGTACCGTGTGCTCGGGACTTTCTTGGGCGTGATTGCGGGAGTGTTGATTGCGAATTTAATCCCTACTGCCGCGGGGCAAGTCATTGTGTTGTTGATTTCGATTTATTCATTTAATTATTATTTAAAGAAAAATTACACCATTGCGGTAATTTTTATTACGATTTTTGTGTTGGAGGCGTTCAACATTCAGTCCAACAAAGGATTGCTTGTCATGGCACCACGCTTAATCGATACGCTCATTGGAGCATTATTGGCTTATTGTGCCGTGAGATTCCTTTGGCCAGATTGGCAATACAAGCAGCTCAACGCCATTCTGAAAAATGCATTGCTTAAAAACAAACGCTATTTTGAATCTATTTATGACATAGGCGTAGGAAATACGACTTATTTGCACAATCAGCGAAGTGCGCACCGAGCAGATATTACACTTACCAATGCTTGGAAAGGAATGAAATTGGAGCCTAAAAGCAAACGAAAAATGATTGCAACGGCTCGTAATTTAACTTATTTTAATCATACTTTGTTGTCGTATATTTCGGCATTTGGCGTGCATAAGGCAAAAGATTTTGTGTCGGCTGATGAGTTGCAATATTGCATTCGCGTGTCCGAAACGCTTGATCAGATTTTAAGCCTATGGGAAAATCCAGAAGAGGACTACACACAAGAGCTCGCCGAATGCGATAAATTGGTAGATGAGTTGCAAATGCTTAAAAACACAACTACGCACAAAAACTACATCTTTATCTACAATGTAGCGAGAATTTCCAAAGAGCTTTTTCACGAAAGTTTAGACTTATTGAAGGTGGAGCATGTGGATTAA
- a CDS encoding YfhO family protein: MKLNKNVIFGLISIVLIALVALAYNMPVISGNQALLQPDIVNYKGSAESMHQYQKATGENVYWSDAMFSGMPTYQTGASYQYNVIKKIDQVLRFLPRPADYMFLLLAGFFILGLVLFKNWKYALVGAFLFGLGTYFVIIIEAGHNSKAHAIAYFAPLAAGIILLFKRKYILGLLLTTLFMALELNANHPQMTYYFGFVMGLFVIFEGVEAFKQKQIKAFGISLGLSVVALFLALGLNSTNYLATYEYGKLSTRGKNNVTLLQNEHSNHAGLNKDYITAWSYGKLETLNLFIPNFMGGGSTEPETYKKNLQESVQQAAGEVAAQYAAQNPQAKYEEIYPQALASMSQNISAIPTYWGDQPFTSGPAYQGAVVVFLFILGLFLVKGRYKWWLLSATLLSFILAWGKNFMPITDFFIDYVPFYDKFRAVSSILVMAEFTMPLLGAFAVYRYFKDKTLSQETKKKILYYAGGGVVLFLVILYVAGGSMFSFTSEIDSQLPQAMAKGIKADRIAMFKADTLRTIVFVVLTLGLFLLYQFKVLKHKEIVIAGIAILSLIDVWGVDKRYLNEENFIPAQWVKNPFPTQMTDRMMQAAQSNPMVMQIAYKIPMNNVLNQIKENDKGHYRVFNRAVNTFNDASTSYFVNAIGGYHGAKLQNYQNIIDVYFTSDSIQKKQLGLSNRSLENILNMLNTRYVIVGNPQEPQVMKNPNPAGNAWFVQQVLEAKDDNESIVKIGQIDIKNQAVVNNFSANKNYSSANANIELTKYLPFEIHYTSENANDGFAVFSEVFYDKGWQASIDGKEAPIVQTNYFLRGLEIPKGKHEIVFKFEPKSIQLGSTITLASNVIFALLILGSGFYFFKNRKEGNKI, from the coding sequence ATGAAACTAAATAAAAATGTAATTTTTGGGTTAATTTCTATCGTGCTGATTGCCCTTGTGGCTTTGGCATACAACATGCCCGTTATCAGCGGAAACCAAGCTTTGTTGCAACCCGATATCGTAAACTACAAAGGTAGTGCCGAGAGCATGCACCAGTATCAAAAAGCTACGGGCGAAAATGTGTACTGGAGCGATGCCATGTTTAGCGGTATGCCCACTTACCAAACGGGGGCGAGCTACCAATACAATGTGATTAAGAAAATAGACCAAGTTTTGCGCTTTTTGCCGCGTCCTGCCGATTACATGTTTTTGCTTTTGGCGGGATTTTTTATACTCGGTTTGGTATTGTTTAAAAATTGGAAATACGCACTTGTGGGTGCATTTCTCTTTGGCTTAGGCACTTATTTTGTCATCATTATCGAGGCAGGGCACAATTCCAAAGCACATGCCATTGCTTATTTTGCACCATTAGCCGCTGGAATTATCCTTTTGTTTAAACGGAAATATATTTTAGGGCTTTTGCTCACAACACTTTTTATGGCATTGGAGCTGAATGCCAATCACCCACAAATGACTTATTATTTCGGTTTTGTCATGGGATTATTTGTCATTTTTGAAGGGGTAGAAGCCTTTAAACAAAAACAAATCAAAGCATTTGGAATTTCGCTAGGGCTAAGCGTTGTGGCATTGTTTCTAGCATTAGGCTTAAATAGCACCAATTATTTAGCCACTTATGAGTACGGAAAATTAAGCACCCGTGGCAAAAACAATGTAACTTTGTTGCAAAATGAACATAGCAATCATGCTGGCTTAAACAAAGATTACATCACGGCTTGGAGCTACGGGAAACTAGAAACCTTAAACCTTTTTATCCCTAATTTTATGGGTGGAGGTTCTACCGAGCCAGAAACTTATAAAAAGAATTTGCAAGAATCTGTTCAGCAAGCGGCGGGCGAAGTGGCGGCACAATATGCAGCGCAAAATCCTCAAGCCAAATACGAAGAAATTTACCCGCAAGCTTTAGCTTCTATGAGTCAAAACATTAGTGCTATCCCAACTTATTGGGGCGATCAGCCATTTACAAGTGGTCCAGCTTATCAAGGTGCGGTGGTTGTATTTTTGTTTATTTTGGGCTTATTCTTGGTTAAAGGAAGATACAAATGGTGGCTTTTAAGTGCTACGCTGTTGAGTTTTATCCTTGCTTGGGGCAAAAACTTTATGCCTATCACTGATTTCTTTATAGATTATGTGCCATTCTACGATAAATTTAGAGCCGTTTCTTCTATTCTTGTCATGGCGGAATTTACTATGCCATTGTTAGGTGCTTTTGCGGTGTATCGCTACTTTAAAGATAAAACTTTAAGCCAAGAAACAAAGAAGAAAATCTTGTATTATGCAGGTGGAGGCGTTGTGCTGTTTTTAGTGATTTTGTATGTGGCGGGTGGTAGTATGTTCTCGTTTACATCTGAGATAGATTCACAATTGCCACAAGCCATGGCAAAAGGCATTAAAGCGGATAGAATTGCGATGTTTAAAGCGGATACTTTGCGCACGATTGTCTTTGTTGTGCTCACTTTAGGTTTGTTTTTATTGTATCAATTCAAGGTTTTGAAACACAAAGAAATCGTGATTGCAGGCATTGCAATTTTAAGTTTAATTGATGTTTGGGGTGTGGATAAACGATACTTAAACGAAGAAAACTTTATTCCTGCACAATGGGTGAAAAATCCGTTTCCTACACAAATGACCGATCGCATGATGCAGGCGGCACAAAGCAATCCGATGGTGATGCAGATTGCATACAAAATCCCGATGAATAATGTTTTAAACCAAATCAAAGAAAACGACAAAGGGCATTATCGTGTGTTTAACCGAGCAGTTAATACATTCAATGATGCCTCTACATCTTATTTCGTCAATGCGATTGGGGGCTACCACGGCGCTAAATTGCAGAATTATCAAAATATCATAGATGTCTATTTTACAAGTGATTCTATCCAGAAAAAACAATTGGGCTTAAGCAATCGTTCGCTCGAAAACATCTTAAATATGCTCAATACACGCTATGTGATTGTGGGCAATCCGCAAGAACCTCAGGTGATGAAAAATCCAAATCCTGCAGGAAATGCGTGGTTTGTGCAACAAGTTTTAGAGGCTAAAGACGACAACGAGTCTATTGTGAAAATTGGACAAATCGACATCAAAAATCAAGCGGTAGTCAATAATTTTTCAGCAAATAAAAACTATTCTTCTGCCAATGCTAATATTGAATTGACAAAGTATTTACCATTTGAAATCCATTATACTAGCGAGAATGCCAATGATGGTTTTGCGGTGTTTTCTGAAGTGTTTTATGACAAAGGTTGGCAAGCCAGTATCGATGGAAAAGAAGCTCCAATTGTGCAGACTAACTATTTCCTTCGCGGGCTTGAAATCCCTAAAGGCAAGCACGAAATTGTTTTCAAATTTGAACCAAAATCCATTCAATTAGGCTCTACAATCACTTTGGCAAGCAATGTAATTTTTGCCTTATTGATTCTGGGTAGCGGTTTCTATTTTTTTAAAAATAGGAAAGAGGGGAATAAGATTTAA
- a CDS encoding DUF6263 family protein — MKKSIIALSIVALAFSCKKENTTTTTSETTKTEVKKEVPAEAFTKNAQGEYVFAFNLEEGKTYPFSLTNNATMTQSNGQQSQTVKQTSTTALDYTVAQVKDSTYVLDVKFTRFKEENKSDKKTIGFDTDAEKPTDKGAARQWEFNKAIVGKVFKMEITRSGKVVDVTNLLPVRNAVKEELKKDLSKEEQEGLDQVLSQTLNITAIQTIFDESTSFYPKKAVKLGGKWSKSEGTDKAKSTMNYTLQSVDNGVVDIKIDGSSKGSDSQSNPQGVNLYRSLEGSVDGLAKLDQKSGWISSADIKRKEVVRETQEYQGQKMNFSSTTNTHTEINNK, encoded by the coding sequence ATGAAAAAATCAATAATAGCACTTTCGATTGTGGCTTTGGCTTTTTCTTGTAAAAAAGAAAATACAACCACCACAACTAGCGAGACCACAAAAACTGAAGTGAAAAAAGAGGTTCCAGCAGAAGCATTTACTAAAAATGCCCAAGGTGAATATGTTTTTGCTTTTAATCTAGAAGAAGGAAAAACTTATCCGTTTAGCCTTACCAATAATGCTACCATGACGCAGTCTAATGGGCAACAGAGCCAAACTGTGAAGCAAACTTCTACCACAGCACTTGATTATACCGTGGCGCAAGTAAAAGATAGTACTTATGTGCTAGATGTTAAGTTTACTCGTTTTAAAGAAGAGAACAAGAGCGATAAAAAAACAATTGGGTTTGATACCGATGCAGAAAAACCAACCGATAAAGGAGCTGCAAGACAATGGGAATTTAATAAAGCCATTGTAGGAAAAGTCTTTAAAATGGAAATTACTCGTAGCGGTAAAGTAGTAGATGTAACTAATTTATTGCCTGTGCGAAACGCTGTGAAAGAAGAGCTTAAAAAAGATTTAAGCAAAGAGGAGCAAGAAGGGCTAGACCAAGTGTTGAGCCAAACATTGAACATTACAGCGATCCAAACAATTTTTGATGAATCAACTTCTTTCTATCCTAAAAAAGCTGTGAAACTAGGCGGAAAATGGAGCAAATCAGAAGGGACAGATAAAGCAAAATCTACGATGAACTACACGCTACAATCAGTAGATAATGGAGTGGTAGACATTAAAATCGATGGAAGCAGCAAGGGAAGCGATTCGCAATCAAATCCGCAAGGAGTGAATTTGTACAGAAGCCTAGAGGGAAGTGTAGACGGTTTGGCTAAATTAGACCAAAAATCGGGCTGGATTTCTTCTGCAGACATCAAGAGAAAAGAAGTAGTGAGAGAAACTCAGGAATATCAAGGACAAAAAATGAATTTCTCGTCTACCACAAACACTCATACAGAAATCAATAATAAATAA
- a CDS encoding porin family protein produces MKKIAGICFVVLMSLQVQAQKRHLRLNFDDGQSYIQANLRGQFWARYANYNPGTKLNGEAVNNGLDFSMRRLRLGIQSRIGEKFYVFSQIGGNNINKNTFNTFRVQLIDLHADYTFSPAFALGAGKSSWGTSNRISSFSNGNLLNLDSEIFSLFTLNRQDDLGRSLGVYAKGQIGKLDYRVALSAPEFNKTTTANQTKVDYAVNNSKKRISGYFKYEFWENESNLNAFSGSAGTYLGTKNVLSVGIGGAYQPDMMQRGLAPNIEYFDYKNFATDVFMEKKLSERGDALTTYLGYFYTDFGDDYVRNVGPNGIADKGGISFNGKGVQEPMMGTGNTLYWNLGYLLPKSGTNDVRIQPNVGLRYANYKGLEDAAVSYNAGVNVYLNGQASKLSLGYANRPVFDAVSKEVSERKDMIVLQYQFEIR; encoded by the coding sequence ATGAAAAAGATAGCAGGAATTTGTTTTGTGGTATTGATGAGTTTGCAAGTGCAAGCGCAGAAAAGGCATTTGCGTTTAAACTTTGATGATGGGCAATCCTATATTCAGGCAAATTTAAGAGGGCAGTTTTGGGCAAGATATGCCAATTATAATCCAGGAACTAAACTCAATGGCGAAGCGGTGAATAATGGACTAGATTTCTCGATGAGGAGGTTGCGTTTAGGCATTCAGTCTAGAATTGGCGAGAAATTTTATGTTTTTTCTCAAATCGGAGGAAATAATATCAACAAAAATACTTTCAATACATTTCGTGTGCAGTTGATTGATTTGCACGCAGATTACACTTTTAGCCCAGCATTTGCACTGGGGGCGGGGAAAAGCAGCTGGGGCACGAGCAATAGGATTTCATCTTTTAGCAATGGAAACTTGCTAAATTTAGATTCGGAAATTTTTTCACTTTTTACTTTGAACAGGCAAGACGATTTGGGGCGAAGCTTAGGTGTTTATGCCAAAGGGCAAATCGGGAAGTTGGACTATCGTGTAGCTCTTTCGGCTCCAGAGTTTAATAAAACCACTACGGCAAACCAGACCAAGGTGGATTATGCCGTAAATAATTCCAAAAAACGAATTTCGGGCTATTTTAAATATGAATTTTGGGAAAATGAGAGCAATCTCAATGCCTTTAGCGGTTCGGCAGGGACTTATTTAGGAACCAAAAATGTATTAAGCGTAGGAATAGGTGGTGCATATCAGCCAGATATGATGCAAAGAGGCTTGGCGCCAAATATTGAATATTTTGACTACAAAAACTTTGCGACAGATGTGTTTATGGAGAAAAAATTGTCTGAAAGAGGAGATGCTCTAACAACTTATTTGGGCTATTTCTACACCGATTTTGGAGATGATTATGTGAGAAATGTAGGCCCAAATGGTATAGCCGACAAGGGCGGAATAAGTTTTAACGGAAAAGGCGTGCAGGAACCCATGATGGGAACGGGAAACACTTTGTACTGGAATTTGGGCTATCTGTTGCCAAAAAGCGGAACCAATGATGTGAGAATTCAGCCAAACGTAGGTTTGCGTTATGCCAACTACAAAGGATTGGAAGATGCTGCCGTTAGCTACAATGCCGGCGTGAATGTTTACCTCAATGGGCAAGCCAGCAAATTATCGCTAGGTTATGCCAATCGACCTGTTTTTGACGCGGTGAGCAAAGAAGTGAGCGAAAGAAAAGATATGATTGTCCTGCAATATCAATTTGAAATTAGATGA
- a CDS encoding glutamine synthetase III family protein has protein sequence MSTLRFNALERLASIPYRKFKVEKKLSEYFCENVFTLEKMREYLTKSAFQEMVETVERGKNIDRSIADQIATAMKDWALSKGVTHYTHWFQPLTGATAEKHDSFFSPIEGNRGIERFNGGMLIQQEPDASSFPNGGIRNTFEARGYTAWDPTSPAFIIDTTLCIPSVFISYTGETLDYKTPLLRAIQAIDNAAGDVMRSYFDKNVKKVQTTLGWEQEYFLVDAGLASARPDIGLTGRTLLGHPPAKGQQLDDHYFGSIPFRAINYMKELEVECMKLGIPVTTRHNEVAPNQFELAPMFEEANLAVDHNSLLMDIMGRVAAKHHLKVLLHEKPFADVNGSGKHNNWSLATDKGDNLLSPGKNPKQNLQFLTFFINTIMAVHNYGDLIRSAIASATNDHRLGGHEAPPAIMSVFIGSQLREVLDELEKVTKGKLSAGEKTDLKLNLVGKIPEILLDNTDRNRTSPFAFTGNKFEVRAVGSSANCAEIIITMNTIMAEQLKTFKKKVDALIAKGLKKDEAIFNQLRDDVKACKKILFEGDGYSEEWRKEAEKRGLKNLRTTPEALRVELEKKNMQVFVENEVYNEREIKARNEIKLEKYINLVAIESRVLADLSRNHILPTAVRYQNQLLENVRGMKEIFGEEYKEYAKDQLDLIKEISGHHTVIKDLVSQLREIRAEAKLMKTAQERADHFCFQLIPKLEEIRLHVDALEMRIDDEMWPLPKYRELLFMR, from the coding sequence ATGTCAACCTTACGATTTAATGCCTTAGAAAGGCTCGCCAGCATTCCGTATAGAAAGTTTAAAGTAGAAAAAAAACTTTCGGAATATTTTTGTGAAAATGTTTTTACGCTCGAGAAAATGCGTGAATATCTCACCAAATCAGCTTTCCAAGAAATGGTAGAAACCGTGGAACGCGGTAAAAACATCGACCGCTCCATTGCCGACCAAATCGCCACCGCTATGAAAGATTGGGCTTTGTCCAAGGGCGTTACGCACTACACGCACTGGTTTCAGCCACTTACGGGAGCCACGGCAGAAAAACACGACTCGTTTTTCTCTCCTATTGAGGGCAATCGTGGGATTGAGCGTTTCAACGGTGGTATGTTGATTCAGCAAGAGCCCGATGCGTCAAGTTTTCCAAATGGCGGTATCCGAAATACTTTCGAGGCACGAGGGTACACGGCATGGGATCCCACTTCGCCCGCCTTTATTATTGATACCACTTTGTGTATTCCGTCGGTGTTTATTTCCTACACGGGCGAAACTTTAGATTATAAAACACCTCTTTTGCGAGCTATTCAAGCCATAGACAATGCGGCGGGCGATGTGATGCGTTCTTATTTTGATAAAAATGTCAAGAAAGTGCAAACCACGCTCGGCTGGGAGCAAGAATACTTTTTGGTAGATGCAGGTTTGGCAAGTGCTCGCCCCGATATTGGGCTCACAGGTCGCACTTTGCTTGGACATCCACCAGCTAAGGGGCAACAGCTAGACGACCATTATTTTGGTTCGATTCCGTTTCGTGCGATTAATTATATGAAGGAGCTCGAGGTGGAATGTATGAAATTAGGGATTCCCGTAACCACTCGACACAATGAGGTGGCACCCAATCAGTTTGAGCTAGCACCGATGTTTGAGGAAGCAAACTTAGCGGTGGATCATAATTCACTTTTGATGGACATTATGGGAAGAGTGGCAGCAAAACATCATTTAAAGGTGTTGTTGCACGAAAAACCCTTTGCCGATGTCAATGGTTCGGGAAAACACAACAACTGGTCGCTAGCGACCGATAAAGGCGATAATCTTTTAAGCCCAGGTAAAAATCCAAAACAAAATTTACAATTTCTTACATTTTTCATCAATACCATTATGGCGGTGCACAATTACGGCGATTTGATTCGTTCGGCAATTGCATCGGCTACCAACGACCACCGTTTGGGTGGGCATGAGGCACCACCAGCCATTATGTCTGTATTTATTGGCTCTCAGTTAAGAGAAGTTTTGGATGAATTGGAAAAAGTAACTAAAGGAAAATTAAGCGCAGGCGAAAAAACGGATTTAAAACTAAATTTAGTCGGGAAAATCCCAGAAATTTTATTGGATAATACCGACAGAAACCGTACTTCGCCATTTGCTTTTACAGGAAATAAATTTGAAGTGCGTGCCGTGGGGTCTTCTGCCAACTGTGCCGAAATCATCATCACGATGAACACCATCATGGCAGAGCAGCTTAAAACTTTTAAAAAGAAAGTAGATGCGCTGATTGCTAAAGGATTAAAGAAAGATGAGGCGATTTTTAATCAATTAAGAGATGATGTGAAAGCCTGTAAAAAAATCTTGTTTGAAGGTGATGGCTACTCAGAAGAATGGCGAAAAGAAGCCGAAAAACGAGGTTTGAAAAACTTGCGAACTACGCCAGAGGCATTGCGTGTGGAGTTGGAGAAAAAGAACATGCAAGTTTTTGTGGAAAACGAAGTGTATAACGAGCGCGAAATCAAGGCGAGAAACGAAATAAAACTCGAGAAATACATTAATCTTGTAGCGATAGAATCTCGTGTGCTTGCCGATTTGTCTCGAAACCATATCTTGCCTACCGCCGTGCGATACCAAAATCAATTGCTTGAAAATGTGCGAGGTATGAAGGAGATTTTTGGCGAAGAATATAAAGAATATGCTAAAGATCAATTAGATTTAATCAAGGAAATCTCTGGGCATCATACAGTTATTAAAGATTTAGTTTCTCAGTTAAGAGAAATCCGTGCCGAAGCTAAATTAATGAAAACTGCACAGGAAAGAGCCGATCATTTCTGTTTTCAATTAATTCCTAAATTAGAAGAAATTCGTTTGCATGTCGATGCGCTCGAAATGCGAATCGACGACGAAATGTGGCCATTGCCAAAATATAGAGAATTATTGTTTATGAGATAA
- a CDS encoding PLDc N-terminal domain-containing protein gives MDNLSAILVAIYLILGAFLSVWAIVDCIKTKREYSTLWILVVFFFPLIGAFAYFMTKPRAKFKPFKNNIQSYRK, from the coding sequence ATGGACAATTTATCAGCAATTTTAGTCGCAATTTATTTAATTCTTGGTGCTTTTTTAAGCGTTTGGGCTATTGTAGACTGCATTAAAACAAAAAGGGAATACAGCACTTTATGGATTTTGGTCGTATTTTTCTTCCCACTTATAGGTGCTTTTGCTTATTTCATGACCAAACCGAGAGCTAAATTTAAGCCGTTTAAAAACAACATTCAATCTTATAGAAAATAG
- a CDS encoding GLPGLI family protein, which translates to MRKIILNSVLLLFSMVLCAQSVVVDYEQTKHMKIGGDNPNDTHKLMMQVYSRPTYYKLFIFKDKSLYQKQEVVDNGQKKYILPVQGEVKVESVLTNYADKKQIQEAIYARKKFWVESQLQQNYQWELKDGEQEILGFLCRKAVAKTDTGIVITAWYTTDVPYKMGPLDYYGLPGLIMKVVSHPENQPENNVETIAINIGEQSSLPSIEKFNKNKTISSAEFQKLIKDHLEQLKMMRGGGVNRD; encoded by the coding sequence ATGAGAAAAATTATTTTAAACTCAGTTTTATTGTTGTTTTCCATGGTTTTATGTGCTCAAAGCGTCGTGGTAGACTACGAGCAAACCAAGCATATGAAAATAGGTGGAGACAATCCAAACGATACGCACAAATTAATGATGCAAGTGTATAGCCGCCCTACTTACTACAAATTGTTTATTTTTAAAGATAAAAGTTTGTATCAAAAGCAAGAAGTTGTAGACAATGGTCAGAAGAAATACATACTACCTGTGCAGGGCGAGGTGAAAGTGGAATCGGTTTTGACAAATTACGCCGACAAAAAACAAATACAAGAAGCGATTTATGCCCGCAAAAAGTTTTGGGTAGAAAGCCAATTGCAGCAAAATTATCAATGGGAATTGAAAGACGGAGAGCAAGAAATTTTAGGCTTTCTTTGCCGAAAAGCGGTGGCTAAAACCGATACGGGAATTGTAATCACTGCGTGGTACACAACCGATGTACCTTATAAAATGGGACCACTAGACTATTACGGATTGCCAGGTTTAATCATGAAAGTCGTTTCGCATCCAGAAAATCAACCAGAGAATAATGTGGAAACTATTGCCATCAACATCGGGGAGCAGAGTAGTTTGCCAAGTATTGAGAAATTCAATAAAAACAAAACCATTTCATCGGCTGAGTTTCAAAAGCTGATTAAAGATCATTTAGAACAACTTAAAATGATGCGAGGTGGCGGTGTAAATCGTGATTAA